In Monodelphis domestica isolate mMonDom1 chromosome 4, mMonDom1.pri, whole genome shotgun sequence, one DNA window encodes the following:
- the LOC100016791 gene encoding olfactory receptor 8G1 isoform X1, whose translation MALRNHSLVTEFILIGLTDHSELQLPLFFLFLGIYLVTLVGNLGMIILIGLSSHLHNPMYFFLCSLSFIDLCQSTVITPKMLVNFISEKNTISYPECMTQFYIFAFFTISECQMLAVMAYDRYVAICRPLLYSLIMSYQMCSWLVVGVYSLGLLGATAHTSCMLRVHFCKENIIDHYFCDLLPLLKLSCSSIYVNKLVSLVSSTFNIFFPTLTIICSYVFIISSILKIHSSEGRYKAFSTCSSHMVAVGVFFGSLTFMYLKPSSLTSMDQGKVSSVFYTIIVPMLNPLIYSLRNKDVKIALRKVIEKRTL comes from the coding sequence gaaatcaTTCACTAGTGACTGAGTTCATCCTCATAGGGCTGACAGATCACTCAGAGCTCCAGCTGCCCCTCTTCTTCCTGTTCCTAGGGATTTATCTGGTAACTTTGGTGGGAAACTTGGGCATGATTATACTTATTGGACTCAGTTCTCATCTTCACAATcccatgtatttttttctctgtagttTGTCCTTCATTGATCTCTGTCAGTCAACTGTCATCACTCCCAAAATGCTGGTGAACTTTATCTCAGAAAAGAACACCATCTCTTACCCTGAGTGCATGACTCAGttctatatttttgctttttttaccaTTTCTGAATGTCAAATGTTAGCAGTGATGGCGTATGATCGCTATGTTGCTATATGCCGTCCCCTTCTTTATAGTCTTATCATGTCCTATCAGATGTGTTCATGGTTGGTTGTTGGTGTGTATTCCTTGGGCCTACTTGGGGCCACAGCTCACACAAGCTGCATGCTTAGAGTGCACTTTTGTAAGGAAAACATCATTGATCATTACTTCTGTGATCTCCTTCCACTCTTGAAGCTCTCTTGTTCCAGCATCTATGTCAATAAATTGGTTTCTCTGGTCTCCAgtacatttaacatttttttcccaaCACTAACCATCATTTGTTCTTATGTTTTCATCATTtccagcattttaaaaattcattccagTGAAGGCAGATACAAAGCTTTTAGTACCTGCAGCTCTCATATGGTAGCAGTTGGTGTCTTCTTTGGCTCTCTTACATTCATGTACCTGAAGCCATCTTCACTTACCTCCATGGATCAGGGGAAAGTATCCTCTGTGTTTTACACTATCATTGTGCCCATGCTAAACCCTCTCATATACAGTCTGAGAAATAAGGATGTGAAAATTGCCTTGaggaaagtgatagaaaaaaggACATTGTAG
- the LOC100016791 gene encoding olfactory receptor 8G1 isoform X2 has translation MEKGNHSLVTEFILIGLTDHSELQLPLFFLFLGIYLVTLVGNLGMIILIGLSSHLHNPMYFFLCSLSFIDLCQSTVITPKMLVNFISEKNTISYPECMTQFYIFAFFTISECQMLAVMAYDRYVAICRPLLYSLIMSYQMCSWLVVGVYSLGLLGATAHTSCMLRVHFCKENIIDHYFCDLLPLLKLSCSSIYVNKLVSLVSSTFNIFFPTLTIICSYVFIISSILKIHSSEGRYKAFSTCSSHMVAVGVFFGSLTFMYLKPSSLTSMDQGKVSSVFYTIIVPMLNPLIYSLRNKDVKIALRKVIEKRTL, from the coding sequence atggagaaaggaaatcaTTCACTAGTGACTGAGTTCATCCTCATAGGGCTGACAGATCACTCAGAGCTCCAGCTGCCCCTCTTCTTCCTGTTCCTAGGGATTTATCTGGTAACTTTGGTGGGAAACTTGGGCATGATTATACTTATTGGACTCAGTTCTCATCTTCACAATcccatgtatttttttctctgtagttTGTCCTTCATTGATCTCTGTCAGTCAACTGTCATCACTCCCAAAATGCTGGTGAACTTTATCTCAGAAAAGAACACCATCTCTTACCCTGAGTGCATGACTCAGttctatatttttgctttttttaccaTTTCTGAATGTCAAATGTTAGCAGTGATGGCGTATGATCGCTATGTTGCTATATGCCGTCCCCTTCTTTATAGTCTTATCATGTCCTATCAGATGTGTTCATGGTTGGTTGTTGGTGTGTATTCCTTGGGCCTACTTGGGGCCACAGCTCACACAAGCTGCATGCTTAGAGTGCACTTTTGTAAGGAAAACATCATTGATCATTACTTCTGTGATCTCCTTCCACTCTTGAAGCTCTCTTGTTCCAGCATCTATGTCAATAAATTGGTTTCTCTGGTCTCCAgtacatttaacatttttttcccaaCACTAACCATCATTTGTTCTTATGTTTTCATCATTtccagcattttaaaaattcattccagTGAAGGCAGATACAAAGCTTTTAGTACCTGCAGCTCTCATATGGTAGCAGTTGGTGTCTTCTTTGGCTCTCTTACATTCATGTACCTGAAGCCATCTTCACTTACCTCCATGGATCAGGGGAAAGTATCCTCTGTGTTTTACACTATCATTGTGCCCATGCTAAACCCTCTCATATACAGTCTGAGAAATAAGGATGTGAAAATTGCCTTGaggaaagtgatagaaaaaaggACATTGTAG